The nucleotide window CCTCAGAAACATGATCTGCGGACTCAAATCGCCGCTCAGAAGCCAAAGGAGTCCTCAGGAACATGATCTGCGGACTCAAATCACCGCTCAGAAGCCAAAGGAGTCCTCAGGTCTGGGTTTTGGGAGCCGTAATGGCTGGCGAATGCCAAATTAATCCGCAAATGTATGTAACATAACACGGTATGTTTAATACCCTTTTCGTCTAAACCCTTTTGTTGGAAAAATACGGATAATCAACACGCCTGAATTTATCATTTTTCTGCTTTTAAATTATGTCTAAATAACTATTCTATTCAATTTTCATGTATGATATAAGCATATAATATTTTAAGTATTTTTTATTTTAGCTTGAGGGGTCAATAATGGCATGCAGGTGATTGTTGAAACGAAAGATGACCAAGAAACATATGACGGCGAAGGATTACCCGCTACGGAATCGGACATCATTGAAACAAAGGATTGGATTTTTGATTGGCATAAAGAGTATGTTTATCCTGATCGAAATCGAAACGCCCTATCCCTAAAAGTAAATGTTGAATTGCAAGCAATGCTGTCTTATGTGATAGATGAAGGATTTATTCTTATCAAGCTTATTGAAACTGCTCCAGAAAACAATCATTATGGCGGATTGAGAATCACACCTCCAATGCTTGCTGTTGCTTCACAACACAGTTATGACCATGGGTTTGAGGGTTATACGGTAATCCATATCAAACATAATTCTAAGCTGATATCATATTACGAAGAACTTGGAGCAGAATTTATTCGCGGGGATCGCATGGTTTTGGAGACCATTGCATCAGATCGTCTCATTCAGTTATACTTGAAGAAAGGAGAGCGGTAGGATGTCTGCCAATCGCGACTTTTCAAAAGAGAAGAAAAAGACCCTTCGAGAACTAGAAAATTATATTGATAACGAACTTAATGGCGTTTACGCACACCCTAACGATTCTGAAGAATGGCTAGAGGAAACACGTCGCATCGTCAAAGAAATGAAAGAAAAGGATCCTAATGTCCCTTCCACTAAAAAAGATTCATATAAATCAAATTTTGAATCAAAGTCCTCGAAATAATCGTGATTCCCGGCGCCTTCGATGCATTGAGAAAAAGCCTGACCGGACGCAGGGTAGACTGTTGAAACATGTAACCTTTTATCGCTGATTTTTACAGGAGGGAGCTTCATGAACGTGATTGACGATGACGATGTGCTAACTCCACAAGATATTAAAGCGATTGAAAAAGCAAGAAAAGAACAAGAAAATGGCGAAACGATCTCTTTAGAGGATATTGAGCGTGAGAAATAAATATAGCGAGCAGCCGCGGCTGCTCGCTCCTTTTTTATTCAATCACTTTAACGAGCTGTTTGCCTAGGTTCTCCCCTCGGAATAGGCCTAAAAAGGCTTCGGGGGCGTTTTCCAATCCTTCGATGATGTTTTCTTCGTATGTTATTTTGCCTTCTTGTAGCCATTTCGATAAATCATTGATGCCTTCTTCATACCGTTCGGCGTAATCTCTGACGATAAATCCTTTTAGCAAGACGCTTCTGGTGAGTAAATACGGCAAGATTCGCGGACCTTGTTCCACTTTTTCTGCATTGTAATGGGCGATTTGCCCACAAAGTGCCACGCGGGCATGGAAGTTTAACTGAAAAAGCACGGCGTCGGTAATGTCGCCTCCGACGTTATCGAAATACGCGTCGATGCCGTTCGGACAGGCGTTTTTCAGATCTTCGCGAATATTGTTTGTCGTCTTGTAGTTAATCGCCGCGTCAAAGCCGAGTTCATCCTGCAAATAAGCGATTTTTTCATCTGAACCGGCGATGCCGACGACTCGACATCCGTGTAGTTTTGCAATCTGGCCGACGATCATGCCGACTGCGCCTGCCGCTCCGGAAACAACGACTGTTTCACCGGTTTTCGGTTGGCAGATGTCCATTAATCCGAAGTAAGCCGTTAAACCGGGCATACCTGTGACGTATAGGGCAGTTGTTATTGGTGTGTTATCCGGGTTTATTTTTTGTAAAGTTGCTCCTTCTGCTATCGTGTAGTCTGCCCAATCAAGGTTGCCGCTCACGAAGTCGCCGGGCTGAAAATCGTCGTGATTCGATGCCGCGATCTCGCCGACAACCCCGCCTGTCAGTGGTTTGCCTACCTCAAAAGGGGTGGCGTACGATTTTGCGTCATTCATCCGGCCGCGCATGTAAGGGTCGACGGAGAGGTAGTGGGCGCGTACGAGCACCTGGTTGTCTCCGGGGTCCGGGACGGTTGTTTCGGCGAACTCGAAGGTCGATTGATCCGGTAGGCCTTGCGGTCGTTGTGCCAGTAAAATTTGTCGGTTTTTATTCATGATGGGTCCTCCTTCTTTTCAGTCACCAATTCACTTGCGAACAATCTTTCTTTTGCAGCGACGTATTCACGGTCAAGCCGGTCGACCAATGTTGCTGCGTGCGTGATTTCATTAATAACGCCAATGCCTTCGCCGCTTCCCCAAATATCTTTCCATGTTTTTTTCTTGTTTTTATCTTCGGAGAAGCTCATTTTCGATGGGTCGCTTTCCGGAAGCGCGTCAGGGTCTAAACCGGCGTTGCGGATGGACGGGGCAAGGTAATTTCCATGTACCCCGCTGAAAAGATTACTGTAAACAATGTCATCGGATGTACTTTCGGTGATCATTTGCTTGTATTCTTCCGCGGCGCGCGCTTCATGAGTCGCGATGAAAGACGATCCGATATAAGCAAAATCGGCGCCCATCGCTTGCGCAGCCAGTACACTGTCGCCGCTCGCGATCGATCCGGACAAAACAAGCGGGCCGTCAAACCATTGGCGAATTTCCTGAACGAGCGCGAACGGGCTCTTCGCGCCGGCATGGCCTCCTGCTCCGGCGGCAACAGCAATCAGACCGTCCGCTCCTTTTTCAATGGCTTTGTGGGCAAATCGATTATTGATGACATCATGCAAAACAATTCCACCGTAGCTGTGTGCGGCGGCATTCACTTCTTCGCGGGCGCCTAAAGATGTGATCGTGATCGGCACTTTGTATTTTTCACAGATTTCCATGTCGTGTTCCAACCGTTCATTGGAGCGGTGGACGATTTGATTAATGGCGAACGGCGCAGCGGGTTTATCGGGATGCCGAGCATTATGTGCCGCGAGCTCCTCGGTAATTTCCGCCAGCCATTCATCAAGTTGGGAAGCAGGCCTGGCGTTTAGGGCAGGCATGGCTCCGACGATCCCCGCTTTGCATTGCTCGATGACGAGCTTAGGGTTGCTAACGATGAAAAGTGGTGCGCCGATGACGGGGGTGCGTAGGCCTTTTAATATTGATGGGATGTTTGGCATAGGTTTCTTTCCTCCATTTTAGTTCTCTATTTATTCTTAGCATAGCACAAAAGCTTAGATGCGTTGTGATTAGATTATCGAAAGTGGTATCGTTTATCAGCCAAACCGGGGATAAACAAAGCCCCGATTTTCCAGGACAAAATCGAGCCCTTTTTGTGGTTTTGTGTTAATTCATAACAAAATGACGGACACTCGAACGGAGTGGAGTGTTTTCAGAAGTTTTTCGAAAAATACCGCTGTTTCTGCGTTCACAAAGATTGTGAGATGGGATCAATCGATCTATAATCCGGGCGATCGGTGAAAACAGATCGATAGGCGCTTTCTTTCGATCTATAATCCGGGCGGGCGATGAAAACAGATCGATGGACGGTTACATCTGGCCGACGGACACGGCGTTCAACTTTTTACACGGCTTGCCCCGCTGTGTGAAGGTTAAACTGCCGCGGGCCTCTCCGGATTTGCACTCAACCACCCTTTGGGATCCACCCATCCCCCTCTGAACCCTATCATCCAATTTTTGCTTTTTTATCCCCGCCAAATAGCGCCCGTGCATTATCGGTGAACAGTTTTTGGATTTGCTCTTCTTTTATTCCACGGTTCATAAGTTCGGGCACTACAGTGTCAAAAAGATACGTGGGCCGCCAATTTTCGATTAAGCTTGCTAACTCATCAGACATCACCGGGGGACGGCCGAGCCAAAGGTTCACCTTATCATGAGAAAGCAACATGAGATCCTCGTAGCCTTCGTCCAATAGCGTGAGTAAAACGTCGATCCTTTCCTGATCGTAAGGGGTCCCTACCAATCCCTGCAAGCCGAAGCGATCGAGCCCGATTTTCATGCCTTTATCCATGACTTGTCGGTGAACACGGGGATCGGTATTTCCACACATATGACCGATAATCACGCGATTCGGATCCGCTCCTTCCTGCAAAAGAAGTTCCGCTTGCTCCGGGCCCATGGTTCCTTCTT belongs to Salicibibacter cibi and includes:
- a CDS encoding NADP-dependent oxidoreductase encodes the protein MNKNRQILLAQRPQGLPDQSTFEFAETTVPDPGDNQVLVRAHYLSVDPYMRGRMNDAKSYATPFEVGKPLTGGVVGEIAASNHDDFQPGDFVSGNLDWADYTIAEGATLQKINPDNTPITTALYVTGMPGLTAYFGLMDICQPKTGETVVVSGAAGAVGMIVGQIAKLHGCRVVGIAGSDEKIAYLQDELGFDAAINYKTTNNIREDLKNACPNGIDAYFDNVGGDITDAVLFQLNFHARVALCGQIAHYNAEKVEQGPRILPYLLTRSVLLKGFIVRDYAERYEEGINDLSKWLQEGKITYEENIIEGLENAPEAFLGLFRGENLGKQLVKVIE
- a CDS encoding NAD(P)H-dependent flavin oxidoreductase; the protein is MPNIPSILKGLRTPVIGAPLFIVSNPKLVIEQCKAGIVGAMPALNARPASQLDEWLAEITEELAAHNARHPDKPAAPFAINQIVHRSNERLEHDMEICEKYKVPITITSLGAREEVNAAAHSYGGIVLHDVINNRFAHKAIEKGADGLIAVAAGAGGHAGAKSPFALVQEIRQWFDGPLVLSGSIASGDSVLAAQAMGADFAYIGSSFIATHEARAAEEYKQMITESTSDDIVYSNLFSGVHGNYLAPSIRNAGLDPDALPESDPSKMSFSEDKNKKKTWKDIWGSGEGIGVINEITHAATLVDRLDREYVAAKERLFASELVTEKKEDPS